TTAGTTTTATTTTAAGCATTGGAAAAGGTTAAATATATAGATGCAATAACTAAACATGTCCGTAGGGACACTCCATGTGAATAATTGTGGTCGTGTGGGGCATATCTTTAATTGTGGTTGGGGAACCTAAAAGTTATATGCCCCCTAAAACGACTGGCTTTTTTAACCTAAAATTAAAATTTTGAAAAAATGTTTTCTAGATAATTTAAAAGATCGAGATTTTTTACAGAAATACTTCAAAATAAATGGGCCTTTCTTGAATTCACGTTACATCGGGCGTTAAATTATTATTCTTTAAGAGTTTATTTATCCTATGAACTGATTTATTAGTATTATTTTCTAAATTTCCGATAACTAATGTTTAACATATATTCACTTAAGTTTTTACAATATTTTAACAATTTCAATAGTATCTTGGGGGAAACTATGAAATTTAAAAAATATTTAAAAGTATATTTTAAAAAAGATGTATCTTGCTTTCTGTTTTTAGGCGTTATCGCCGTATTTTTACTTACATCAGTTCTCAAGATTAGTTATTCATCATTTTGCGACCTGAGTCCATTTTTTATCAATACGATTCCGAACATTGAAACATGTCTTGGAATGCTCATGTCAATGTTGTTTTTGGGAGTAGTAGTCACAGAATACCTCTTGAAATAATCAAATCCTTCTTAGAGTGGCGATAAAAACAACAATCTGTAGCAATGTTACTTACACTAATTGTTGCAATGTTTTTGTTGATTGCAATATTAACGCAATGTTACAGGTGTTTTGGGAACTGGTATAGAAGGTTATACCTCATTTTTTGCAGGAATTTATAATAGTATTGTGAGTTTATTTGGATTATTGTAATTAAAATTTTAAATTGCTCTTTTTAAATTTGATTGAAATGAAAAAGAAGGAAGAAAAATAATAAAAGAATTTGACATAGACCTGCCAGTTTATTATTTTGAAGACGGAAAGATGAAAAGTTTCCAGATTATCGGATTTGAGGAAGTTGGAGTTATTGAATAAAAAAATATCGGTTATTTTGAGTTTTGAAAAATCCCCCATACAAAAAACGTTTAAAAAGGATAATAAACGTTGTATAATATGCGTTAAAATATGCAGATTAACGTATTAAACTGGGAATTCATAGCAGTATCGCATATAATAAAGGTGAATTATGATAAATACCGATATTATTCCAGAACTAAATAATAAAGATTATATCGATAAATTAACTGAAAAATACGATATAGGATTTTGTCCAATAGATAAAGTAGAGGATTTAGTACTCTTTATTGATAAATACTGGAAAAAAGACCATATATTTGTATTATCCAGAAAGCTTCTTGATTGGCAGCATTTGGATAAAAAAAATAATCGATACAACTTTGTGATTGCAACCGATAAAAATACAAAAGAAATTCATTCGATTTTGGGATTTGTTACGACCAGCCAATATGATGATAAAATTAATAATACGTTAGCTTGGGCGTGTATATGGAAAGTAAGAGATGAGATATCCGTTAAAGGTTTAGGGGTATCGTTATACCATTATCTTAAATGCAACTTAAAACCCGAAACACTTTGTGTACTCGGAATAAGTAAAGAAACCGTGGGGATTTACCAAAAATGGAACTTTAAAACTGGGGAAATGAACCATTATTATATATTAAATGACTCATTAAACGACTACAAAATATTAAAAAACTACGAAAACATACCCAAATGTTTCGATAGTCCTGCAAATACGGATAAAACATTTAAAAAGTGTAACAAAGACGAATTTAAAAAACTCGATTATGGCTCTTTTACTTCAAAAAACATTTACAAATCTAAAGATTACTACATAAATAGATTTTTTGAACATCCGATGTACAAATATGAAGCAGTTGCTATTTACAGCGAAGATATTGTTATCGGAGTGTTATTTTATAGAATTTCAGAATACAATAATGCAAAAGCATTGAGAATTGTTGATTACATTGGAAAAGCCGATACACTTATTGGATGTATTGACTGTTTCAAAGAGATAATACTCGAATATAACGCTGAATACATTGATGTTATAAATTTCGGCATAACAAATGAAGTATTTAATAAAGCCGGATTCATGAATAAAGCAGATGGTGACTTAATTATTCCAAATTATTTTGAACCCTTTGTTCTCGAGAATATACCCTTAGAGTATGCTTTCAAAACCATTTCTAAAGATTCAGAATGTATTTTCTTTAAGGCAGATGCAGATCAGGATAGACCCAGTATGTTAAAGGAATAAAGGCGGAAAAATGAACACGAAAGTAACAGTATTAATGTATCACTACGTCAGAAATTTAGAAAATTCGAGGTATCCCAAAATAAAAGGATTAAACTCAGATCTTTTTGAAGAACAGATTAGATATTTAAAAAAACATTATAATTTTGTTTCGATAGAGGACATAATATCTGCAACGGAAGGTAAAAACAAACTACCCAAAAAAGCCGTGTTACTCACATTTGATGATTGCTACAAAGATCACTTTACATATGTTTTTCCAGTATTGGTCAAGCACAATATAAAAGGGGCGTTTTATGTACCATTGAAGTGTATTCTGGAACAAAAAGTTCTTGATGTAAATAAAATTCACTTTATACTCGCTTCTTCAGAAGATAAAAAAGAATTAATTGATGAAATCTATAAATTATTGGATTATTATCGGGAAACGTATGATCTAGAAGAAAACGAGTACTATTATAAAAAACTTGCAAAGGCATCGAGATTTGATACAGAAGAAGTAATATTTATAAAGAGATTACTTCAAGTGGAATTAAACGAAGAATTAAGGGATATAATAACTAACATGCTGTTCCAAAAGATAGTAAATGTTGAAGAAACTACATTCTGGGAAGAATTATACTTAACAAAAGAACAGATAAAATGTATGGAAACTTTTGGAATGCATTTTGGATCACATAGTTATGATCACTACTGGCTTAATTCATTAACAAAAGAACGTCAGGCTGAAGAAATTGATTTATCACTAAAACATCTTTCAGAAATGGGGATCAATATAGATAACTGGACGTTATGCTATCCTTACGGAAGCTATAATGATGATACTTTAGAAATTTTAAAGGAAAAAGGATGTAAATTAGCTTTTACAACAGACGTGGCTGTTTACGATATTTTGAAAGATAATAAATATGAAATACCCCGACTCGATACTAATGATTTACCCAAATCAGCTAATGCAGAACAGAATAAATGGTATGTTATGGGATAATGGTAAATTACTCCAAAATAACATAGATACATATGAAAAAATAATTCACCCCATTTTAAAATTTTTTCGAAAATAATTTAAAAAAGTTAAAATCATTTTTTATTATTCATAACTCTTAAATACTCTTTTTTTCTTGATTTCCAGTAAATTGAAAGTATCCAACAGTAGTATTCAACTTTAAATGGCCCATTACAAAACTCATAAAATAATGCTCCATAGCACCGTCATTTATATACTAAATACCAGTTAATATATTGAATGACTTCAATGTAAATTTTACATCAAAACCACTCGATGATGATTGTTATCACAAGAAATATATATTAAATCTATATATGTTTCGAGTATGGTCATCATCGGGAATTTTTATTAATCAATTCCTTATTTTGGCAAAATACGGACGGAAAACGCTTATTTTTTTAGACGATTAAAACAGGTATAAACCGACTATTTTTCAGATATTAACCAATAAAGAGCAATTATCGAATATCTATTTTGCCGGGCTTTTGAGTTGTACTTAAAATCCACGCACAGAATGTTGGTAACTATTATTAGCCCTGACGGGCAAAGTTGTGAAAAAGTTGCCAAAGGGTATACGCTAAACCCTGAAGGGTTTAGCTACTGCACTGATAATGGGCTTCGCCCATAATAAGTGCTTTTAAGCTTATTGATTTATCGGAGTAATGAATTGCTAACGCAATTCATTCAATTAAGCTTAGATATTAACACTCAAAACTATGTTTCAATTGCTTTCGCAGGTCGAGACCTGCTCAGACGTTTCTCGAACCGCCAAGATTGATTTTATTTTTTAGAGTGTTGGCAGTTCTCCGGAACGCCACGCAATTTAGGAACTTCCATAGGTCATGCCTGGCTTATATACCCTTTCGGGTATAAATCGCCATGCGATAATTAGAACTTAGCGTTTATTGATTTATGCCCCTTCGGGTCTGGAACACCCAAAGACAGTTTACTTCTTTTTTTATTCGTTTATTCTCTTAGTAACTAATAGTAACTAATAGTTACCTTTATATATTACGGAGTACATACATAAGAAGTAAGTAGAACAGGGGAATAAACAAAAAAATATTATTCTTCGGTTAAAACTTAAAAACTCCAAAAAATAAAACTCCAAAACTCAAAGAGGTCATAAATATGTCAAAATCAGTTCAAGAAATCATAACAGAAAAAATAATTGAAAAGTTAGAAGCTGGAATAATTCCATGGCATCAACCTTGGTATTCAAAACCCGCTATAAATTACGTATCCGGTAAAGAATACAGCGGAATAAATAGATTATTACTTGACGGCGGCGAGTATTTAACATTTAAACAAATTCAGGAATTAGGCGGTCAAATAAAAAAAGGTTCAAAAAGTCATATGGTAGTATTCAATAAGCCAGTAGGCGTTAAAGATGAAAAAACAAACATCGAAATAGTAACCGGATGTATAACAAGATATTACAGAGTATTTTCAATAAAGGACACAGAAGGTATAGAAACAAAACAAGCACAGCCAAGAATCAAAGAACATAAACCCATAGAACAAGCAGAAACAATAATAAAAGGCTATGATATACCAGTCCAAGAAATAGAAAACAGTAACAGAGCAGTTTACGAAAGCGAAGCCGATAACATATATATACCACACAGAAAACATTTTGAAAACATAGAAGAATTTTATTCTACCGCATTTCACGAAATAGGACACAGCACAGGGCATAATTCAAGATTAAACAGAAACGAAGTAGTAGGATTTTGTAAATTTGGAAGTTCAAGATATAGCAAAGAAGAATTAACCGCTGAAATAACTTCAGCATATTTATGTGATTATTGTGGATTTTTACCGAAAACATTCGAAAATAGTGCAGCATATATTCAAGGATGGTTAAAAGTTTTAAAAAATGATAAAAATATGATTTTCCACGCTTCGGCAAAAGCCCAAAAAGCGTTAAATTATGTTTTGGAAAGTGTAGAAAAAAATAAATCAAAAATAACAGAAACAGTAACAGAAATTAAAACGGAACTTAAAACAGTTAAAAAAGGTCAGGCGGATTTATTAGATTTTATTAAAAATCAACCTGAAAAACCCTTTTTAAAACCCGAAATAAAGCCGGAACCAATAAAAGAAGAACCAAAACGAATTAATTTAAAATTAGCCCAAAATTTAGAAGCAAAAGCGGAAAGCCTGAACGCAAAAATTGAAAAAAAATTAAATTGTTTTTCAGGTTGCAACATGACCCGAAGACGTGCAAATTTTAGAGAAAGTGCAAGAATAGACGCGGAAAACTTAAAAAAAGTACAAAGTGTTTTATTTAATTTGGCAAAACTCCACAGAAGCGGAGAAATTAAAAAAGAAGTTGAAAATATAAATGCAGTTTCACAAGTTGAAATATTATTATGCGAACACGTCAAATATAAAACTCCAAACGATATTAAACCGGATTATGGAGAATGGGCAAAAGAAGAGATTTTAAAAAGATTTAAAATGTTTAATAAATTAAATATCCATTCTCAAGAAGATTTAAACGAAACAAGAACTATTTTAAAAAGTTTAATTCTTGAAGAAAGCCAGGAAGAAAAAACAAAACGAGAATTGCAAAAGCTTGAAGATGAACTGATTGGAACTAAAATTCCGGGATTCTTCCCAACTCCAAAAGAAATTATAAAAAATATGATAGATCAGGCAGAAATAAAAGAGAATGATAAAATTTTAGAACCCTCCGCCGGAAAAGGCGATATTGCAGAGTTAATAAAAGAAGAAACCGGAATAAAAGCGGATTGCATAGAAATAAACCCAAGATTACAAAACATATTAAATAAAAAAGGTTTTGAAACCTTAGAAAGTGATTTTTTAGAATTTAATGGAAAATATGATAAAATTATAATGAATCCACCTTTTGAAAAGGGTCAAGATGTGGACCACGTTAGACACGCATATAATTTATTAAACAATGGGGGAAAGCTTGTTTCTATTATGTCAAATTCCGTAACCTTTAGAAGTGATAAAAAATATGCTGATTTTAGGAACTGGCTTTCCAGTATAGGCGGATATATTGAAGAACTCCCCGAAAACGCATTTAAAAAAGCTTTCAATAGTACAGGCGTTAAAACGTGTCTTGTAGTACTTACAAATTAATTTTTTTAATTTTTTAAAAACTCCAAAAAATAAAACTCCAAAACTCAAAGAGGTCATAAATATGTCAGAACTTGCCTTGTATCCTTCAGGTTCTAAAAACTGTAAACCAAGATTCAAAGATGAAAACGGAGAATATTATATTTTATCAACTTCGAAAGCATGTTTATTAAGAGAAAAAGACGGAAAATTTATTTCAATTAAAAATTTTGTATTTCCATTAAATATTAAAGAAGAAATCTTGATTTAAAATTTTTTGCACCAGTTACAGACTAATTTTTAAATTTTCTTCTTTTGAAAATTATTTTTTAAATTATTTTGAGAATAATTTTCTTTGAAATTTTTTTAAGATATTCTGATTCTTTAATTTAACAATAACTATATGATTAATTAAGTTACTATTGGTTACTAAAAAGTAAAAACGTGATAACATGAAAGTGATAAAAGTAAATGATGAAGACTATTCATTTATTGAAGATGAAAAAAAGGATTTTGAAGAAAAAAACGGTTTTGAACCCAACATACCACAAATAGTATCAAAATTGATTAAAGAACTTAAAGATTTAAGAAAACAGAACAAATAAACTATTTCTTCAATTCAAAAGAGCTTAAAGAGAGTAATAAAAATTACTCAAAGAGGTCAAGCTCTAAATTAAAAACTCCAAGATAAACTTTATTTTTGAAGTATTTATATTTTATCAAATTTCGCTCTGGTACATAGCCGATATCGGTTACACCTTCAGAAAAAACTACTTTTCTGCTGCATTCAAAATATATTTTTCTTATAAGACTTCAAAAATTCCAGGAACAGCTCCTGAAGAAAAATTTTAATCTTTGGAAAATCCTTTAAATTTAATTTAAAAGATAAATAAAAGTTTTTCTTATAGTAAATTTTTATGGGTTGCAAAGTTTTTCTATACGTAATTTAATTAAAAATTTAAACGAGTTTAATTCATAATCTGTAAAATCATCAAAAAATCTTTTTACATCTCTTGAATTTAATTTATCAACGATTTCATTAAATCTTTTATCAAAATTTACATATTGAGGGACATGATTAATACGTCCAAATATGTTTTTATTTTCCAAATATTTTCTAAACATCAAAATTAGCCAATATTTTGGGGCTTCAGAATCACTACTCCAATAACCCTCATTTAAAGGCCATTCTGGAGGTTCATAAACATGGGTCCAAACATTTACATCGTGTATCGTATCATACTTTTCATAACTGAAAATTTCAAATACGAGGTTAAAATAATCTTTTCCAAATTCTTCTTTTTCAATATAATACATCAAATCATACATTGTTTTTAAAATTATATTTTTTATTTTTGCCTTATGTATCTTTGTTCTATCTGCTTCGTTCGAACTGCATAATCTTACAAATGTTAAAAGCATGTTTTGAATATATGATCTTAAATAAATTTTTCTATTGGGAATATTCGGATATTTTAGAATATAGTTTAAAATATCTTTATGAATATTAGTTGTGTTTTCCATCACTTTTTTCACGAATACCTCGTTATCTCCCCCTAACTTTGAGTGCTCACAGGATAAAAAATAATTTTTTAAAAAGTACCCTTGTGAATTTAATTCGGGGCTGAATTCTTTTAGATACATAAAGTCCTTTTTTATTTTTTCTGCATGGATATTTTGAAGATGGAGGATATTATCAATATTTTCTTCGGAATAAAATTTTGAGTATTTAGATAAACTGCGTAAAAATTCATCAAAACAACCACTAAAACTAAACCAGTTGTTTTTTTCAACAAGATTTAATGCGATATGCATATTTAGAAGTATTAGATTTAATTTAACGGGATCTTCCAAATATTTTTTAAAAAATTTAGTATATTCCTTAAAAACAATTTTATATTTATAGGTTTTTTCAGAATATGCAAACAAATCCACAAAATCTTTAAAAATAACTTTTGAACGTTCCAATACTTTATAATTTTTATCGGATAATTCAAAACGTTTTTCTTGAAGTTTACGCCTCATAACATTTACTTTTTTTTCTTGTTCACTTGATTCATCCACCAATTCATTCATTTTAGCCAATTCTTTTAGGTATTCTTCTTCAAGTTCATTTACAGATATTTTTAATTTTAAGTTTTCATTAATTAAATCAGATAATTCGTTTTCTGAATTAACATCTACGTCTTCGAAAATTTTTTTAACAATTTTTTCAAAACTTACGCTTCCAATAAGTTTTTTAAGCCG
This Methanococcus maripaludis C5 DNA region includes the following protein-coding sequences:
- a CDS encoding zincin-like metallopeptidase domain-containing protein, whose product is MSKSVQEIITEKIIEKLEAGIIPWHQPWYSKPAINYVSGKEYSGINRLLLDGGEYLTFKQIQELGGQIKKGSKSHMVVFNKPVGVKDEKTNIEIVTGCITRYYRVFSIKDTEGIETKQAQPRIKEHKPIEQAETIIKGYDIPVQEIENSNRAVYESEADNIYIPHRKHFENIEEFYSTAFHEIGHSTGHNSRLNRNEVVGFCKFGSSRYSKEELTAEITSAYLCDYCGFLPKTFENSAAYIQGWLKVLKNDKNMIFHASAKAQKALNYVLESVEKNKSKITETVTEIKTELKTVKKGQADLLDFIKNQPEKPFLKPEIKPEPIKEEPKRINLKLAQNLEAKAESLNAKIEKKLNCFSGCNMTRRRANFRESARIDAENLKKVQSVLFNLAKLHRSGEIKKEVENINAVSQVEILLCEHVKYKTPNDIKPDYGEWAKEEILKRFKMFNKLNIHSQEDLNETRTILKSLILEESQEEKTKRELQKLEDELIGTKIPGFFPTPKEIIKNMIDQAEIKENDKILEPSAGKGDIAELIKEETGIKADCIEINPRLQNILNKKGFETLESDFLEFNGKYDKIIMNPPFEKGQDVDHVRHAYNLLNNGGKLVSIMSNSVTFRSDKKYADFRNWLSSIGGYIEELPENAFKKAFNSTGVKTCLVVLTN
- a CDS encoding polysaccharide deacetylase family protein → MNTKVTVLMYHYVRNLENSRYPKIKGLNSDLFEEQIRYLKKHYNFVSIEDIISATEGKNKLPKKAVLLTFDDCYKDHFTYVFPVLVKHNIKGAFYVPLKCILEQKVLDVNKIHFILASSEDKKELIDEIYKLLDYYRETYDLEENEYYYKKLAKASRFDTEEVIFIKRLLQVELNEELRDIITNMLFQKIVNVEETTFWEELYLTKEQIKCMETFGMHFGSHSYDHYWLNSLTKERQAEEIDLSLKHLSEMGINIDNWTLCYPYGSYNDDTLEILKEKGCKLAFTTDVAVYDILKDNKYEIPRLDTNDLPKSANAEQNKWYVMG